TCTGGCAGGCCAATGAAAATCTAGCGCATCTGGATGCTGCGACAGCAGAAGCGATTCTTGAAGAAATGGCAAAATTTTCGCAAAACGTCATGCTTCCACTGAACCGTACAGGTGATGAAGAAGGCGCAAAAATTGAAAATGGCAATGTGACCACACCTGCTGGTTTTAAAGAAGCATTCAAACAATATGCAGAAGGCGGCTGGATTGGTCTAGGCGCAGATATGGAATGGGGCGGCCAGGAAATGCCGAAAATGCTAACGGTACTTTCTGATGAAATGCTGTTCGCGACCAACCCATCTTTCATGCTCTATCCACTGCTTTCTGTTGGTGCAGGCATGGCGCTGAACAGCTACGCTTCACAAGCACAAAAAGAAACCTATTTACCTAAAATTTATTCAGGTGAATGGTCAGGCACGATGTGCTTAACCGAGCCACATGCCGGTACTGATCTGGGTATTATCAAGACCAAAGCTGAACGTAACGAAGACGGCACTTATAGCATCAGCGGCACCAAGATTTTCATCACGGGCGGTGACCATGACCTGGCTGAAAATATTATTCACCTCGTTCTGGCAAAAACCCCAGATGCGCCTGCCGGCTCTCGTGGTATTTCCCTCTTCATCGTACCGAAATTCCTGGTGAATGAAGATGGTTCTATTGGCGAACGTAACCCGGTCGGCCCAGGTTCAATCGAACACAAGATGGGAATCAAGGCATCAGCAACCTGTGTAATGAACTTTGACGGTGCGAAAGGTTACCTCGTTGGTAAAGAAAATGAAGGTCTCGCTGCAATGTTCGTGATGATGAACTATGAACGTCTGTCGATGGGTATCCAAGGCCTAGGTGCTTCTGAATTCGCTTATCAAAACGCTGCGCAATATGCGACAGACCGTTTACAGGGTCGCAGCGCGGCTGGCGTTCAATCACCAAACAAACCTGCGGACAGTATTCTAGTGCATGGTGATGTACGCCGTATGCTGCTGAATGTACGTGCCAATAATGAAGCTTCACGTGCATTCGCCGTGTATGTAGGTCAACAACTGGATATCACCAAATTCTCGACTGATCCTGAAGCGGTGAAAAAAGCCAATGACCGTGTTGCGCTATTAACACCAATCGCGAAAGCGTATTTAACGGATACCGCATTCCAAGCGACATTAGATGCACAAATGGTCTTCGGTGGTCATGGCTATATCCGTGAATGGGGCCTGGAGCAATGTATCCGTGACCTGCGTATTTCCCAGATCTATGAAGGCACTAACGGTGTACAGTCACAAGACTTGATCGGCCGTAAAACCATTAAATGTGGCGGCGAATATATCTCTGAATATATTTCTGAAATCCGTAACTTTGCCAATAGTCTGGATGCGGATCTAAACTTCATTAAAGATGCCACACTGGATGCAGCGACTGAAGTTGAATCGGTAACTCAATATATTCTGGAAGCAGCAAGAGAAAGCCATGACTTCCCGAATGCGACCGCAGTTGACTATCTGCATGCTGTAGGTCTGTTGAGCTTCTCTTATATGTTCGCGCGCATTGCCAATGCAGCGAAAAATAAAGAAGGTGAGTTCTATCAAAATAAACTCGCTCTGGCACGTTATTTTGTACAACGCATTCTGCCTGAACTAGCATTACGCATTACCAAAGTGAAATCAGGTTCTGACGTCATCATGAACTTCTCTGAAGATTATTTCACGACTCAAGCTTAAGCTGAAAATCTGCAATAAAAACGCCTGCATCAGCAGGCGTTTTTTATGAAAATTCAACAATTAAACTTTTTGAATCAGCAAGGTATCTGGCTGATTATTACTTTTCGGATTCAGATGTTTATTCACAATTTTGATATTCCCCTCTGACTCTAAAGACTCGCAGAGTTCCACCACCTTTTGCATATCTTCCGCCTTAATGCCTACGCCGAGGATTAATTTTTTTCCGGCTTCTAATTGGCTAATTTTTGTTTGAATTTTATCTAACACTTTTTTCTCCTATTTATTCAATGTACCACCCATACAATATAGCAATTTAGTCTAAAAAAAGCGCAAAAGTTCAAATAATTTAATCTTTATTTTTCATTCAATCATTCTGTGCATGATCTTTGCACGTTATTCTGTAACTATCTTTATTTCACAGGAAAAATCAGGAGGATAATATGTCTAAATCACGTCCGAAAATTGAAAAATTTGAAGCGCTCCTCGACCGTCTTGGTAATCTTGCTGTAGAAAGCTTTCATTATATTGCGCTGTTTATTATTGGCTGTATGGTGATCTGGTCCGCTGGCCATACCGTCATTGACATTCTGACCGTCAAACAGTTCGCCACCATTGACGACATTCTTCTGTTGTTTATTTATCTGGAACTTGGTGCCATGGTCGGCATCTATTTCAAAACCAACCATATGCCAGTACGTTTCCTGATTTATATTGCCATTACTGCACTGACCCGTTTGCTGATTGCAGATATTCAACACACGCATAAAGCCAGCATGGATCTGGTGATTATTACCGGTTCGATTCTGATTCTGGCCTTTGCGATATTAGTGGTGCGCTATGCCTCATGGACTTATCCATCCGTGATTCGTGACAAACATAGTGAAAAGCCATTACCCCTTGGCAAAACACCGCGTCCAGAAGATGATGAATTGGCATAGTCTTTTAAGCCCTCTTTTTTGCACTTCAGCTTAAAGTAATACTTAAGCCTCGTTTAGGGTTTTGGGAGATTTATCTCAAGCAATCTCTCCCTTGCGTAGCAGTGCTACTTGTATCTTGATTGATATAGTGATTAGCTACCACTATACGCAAATTGTAGAGTTTGGAGTGCTGCTAAAATCTTAAATTTGAACCTGAGATAAAACCTACAATTTGCCCTTATCCCTCATACAACTCTGAACGGTAACTAAGCACTTTGATGCTGTATTCACAAGGTAAGATGATGGTTAATGGGATAAAAATCATAGCTTAAACTCAAGGAATATCACCATGATTATGCTAGGTATTGATGTCAGTAAAACCAAAATAGATTGTTGCATTTTTCCTCAAGGTTTGACTGGAAAAAGAAAAAATAAAATATTTACTAATACAGAAAGTGGCTTTGGCAGTCTGCTCAAATGGCTCATCACTCTTAAAATTGAACCTGATCAAGTGACAGCAATCATGGAAGCGACTTCGGTTTATCATGAGAATTTGGGATATTATCTATATGATGCAGGTGTAAAGGTTTGTGTGGCTAATCCTTCACGAGTAAGAGCCTTTGCCAAAGGCATGTCCATGCTAAATAAAACGGATAAAGCTGATAGTGAAGCTCTTTCACGTTATGGTTACACCGCAAAGTTAATCATATGGCAGCCTGAACCTGAAAATGTCAGATTATTAAAAGCTTTACTAGGCAGACGAGATGTCTATCTAGGTAGTCTATTGCAGGAAAAGAATCGACTTGAAAAGGCGCAGTCCACTCATACCTCCGTTGTTGTGATTAAATTACTTGAAGAGAATATTGAGTATTTAAATCAGCAACTTGAAAATATTGATAAGTTAATAAATAATCACATAGATCAAGATCCAACATTGAAACAGGATTTGAAATTACTGCAAACTATTCCTTCAATCGGTGAACGATCAGGCTTATTACTGTTGGGGTTATTTCATTCGCACAAGTTTGAAAAAGCAAGTCAAGCTGCTGCATATGTAGGTTTGGTTCCAGTACATCAGTTGTCTGGCAGTTCAGTCAACAAGCAAAGTCACTTATCAAAAGCAGGTGACAGTAAAATACGCTCAGTATTGTATATGTCAGCATTAACAGCGATTAAATATAATCCACACATTGAAGCTTTATATCAACGATTATTAAGCCAGGGTAAAAATAAAATGTGTGCTTTAGGTGCTGCAATGCGCAAGCTTATACATCTGTGTTATGGCGTTTTAAAACATCAGACTGCCTATCAAAGAGATTATTTATTGGTCGAATAATCTCAAAACCTGATTGACTACCAAGACGGTATCTCATCTCCTCACAGGAGAGGGAACTATTTTGGTCTTTTTGAGTTATTGACGTTTATAACTGAATTATCCGTTCAGAGTTTAGAGCAGTTTAACGATTCGGCACCAGCACATAGCGTCCGTTTTCATAAATCCAGTAGCTGCCACGCGGTGGTGCTGGTAACCCTAAACGCTGCCAATCGGTAATTACCGTATATCTCGAACTTTCAATCCGGGCAACATTCGGATCACCATTGACCCAGCTATAACTATTCGAATTTTGATAAATAGTGGTCGGTGCCTGATACTGAATGTTTAATCCACTTTGACTCTGTGCAGGTGGATAGCCCCAATATGGTGGTCGTTGCGGGTAATGTGGTCTTGGTGGCAGCGGACGTTGCGGATAATGCTGCCGTGGTGGATCATAAGATCGTGGAGCGCTGCGATAATTCGGTGTGGATCGATCTACACCACCATAACCCACCCAAGCATTGCCAGCCATACTTTGTGCAGAAGCTCCTAATAGCAATGCAGCCAATATTGCACTCGATAGTACGATTCTCATTTGAGCTTCCTCCGAATAATCTGCTTATATTTTAAACAAAATAGATGCAGAAAATATGGATAAGCTCGCTGGAGCTGCAATTTTTTGTAATGCGCTCGCCTATTTTCAATCTGACAGGCACGTCGGCAGGCTGCTACTTTATGCTAAAATTGCTTTTTTAATGTTTCGAGTTGAATACTGTGTCTGATTTAAATTTCGATCGTTTACATGAATATTTTTCTAAAATGCCGAGTGTTCAGAAAGAACGGATTGATAGCTATGGTTCAGATGGCAAACAGGCATGGTGGTTTAAGTTTCAGATCAATGTCGATCATCCGCTGGCTTGGCAAACTGTGCAAGAATTAGGTCATGTCCTGAATTATATTTCTAAAAATGAACGTCTTCCGACGCAGTTCCTGCCAGTATCTCCACCACCGTATATGAATGGTATCGCCAGAGATTTCTTGTGCTGGGTGATCCAGTGTAATCACGCAGATTTCCCACCCGATGTAGTTTGTGACTGGTTAGAAGCGCGTTTACCAAATCCAGTCGATGATGAAGCGCAATGGAAAATTAAAACCGATATTTCTGAGCTGGATCAATTAACGGATAAAGAGCTGGATCAGCTGGTTCCGCCGAATCCAGAATCAAAAAGCTGATAATAAAAAATCTCCCTAACTCCCTCTTTTTCAAAGAGGGACTTTCCTCCCTTTTTAAAAAGGGAGGTCAGGAGGGATTTAAAATTAAAACGTCGACCAGCCGCTCCATTCCATAAAACGATACAGCCAATATTTAAAGAACGAGTTTTCTGCATATTGAGTGTAATCTACGCTCATCGAACGGCCATTTAGATTTGACCATGCCCCCTCAAAATATTGCTGGGCATCCCGGAAGACTTCGGCCTGAGGCTGACCCACCACGCGCATATTGGTTTCCAGATTATAGTTTTTCAAATTGCGTACCGTAAAATTGGCCGAACCTAAAATCATTTCAGCTTGCTGAGCATTGCGCTTCATTAGGATCTTGCTATGACATTGCTCACCCTGAGTATGACACCAACGTACATTTATACCCGCTTCGTGCAATTCTGAAGCCACCTGCCGATTTGGAATTCCATTCTTTTCACGGCCAAAGGCATCTTTATTTGGGTCGAGTAAAATCCGGACTTTGACACCACGTTCATGGGCCGCTATCAGACTTTTGATAATTTTTCGCTCAGACAGATAAAACATTGCCAGATCAATCTGTTCACTGGCTTTCGCGGTCTGAATCAGATTCAGAATCGCATCATAAATGGCTTTTTCAGTCAGCACCTGAGCTTGTGGCTGGCTACTGTCTGCCTGAAAATCCCCAGCGACAATGGCTGGCATATTCGCTTGTGACATCATGCCCACAGACAGTTCTGTTTTCAAAATATCCACAGCTGTGCTCCCCCAGACCAATAAACCAATATTGGAATGCCGCGAACTGCCATCATGCGGGTTCATGGACGTGACCAGTGCTTTCCAGCCTTGATCGGTATCCACCACCATAGTTTTGCGATGATTGGCTTTAAAGTTAAACAAATCAAAATAACTGCGCAGGGTAATTTTTTCTGTTCCAAATGGATTCGGCAACCAGCCTGTTTCCGGATTATTGCCAATGCCCTGGCAACAGATATACCAGAAGCCGGACCAGCTTGGATTGGAAGCCCGCAACGGCGTCAGATTGGTTTCAATCACATCAATACCGTGCTGACGTAATTCCCGATACTGCTCGGATCTAATTCCACCATAGACCGAATTGATCGGATCGGTAATAAATTTGATTTCTACCTCAGGCTGCAGCAGACGCTTACTGATTAAAGCATCACTCAACTGTTGACTCAGTGCCTGATGCTGCTGCGTAGATGCACCGGTTTGCTGATTAAATAAAAACATATCCAGCACAATCAGCGATTTGGCCTCTTCAATCATTTTCAGCATTTCATTAAAAATGCGATGATCTAAATGCTGTTTTCCTTCTGCATCCAGATAAGTCTGATCGGCCAGAAATTTGACTTCGGCATGACGCAGCTTGCCCGTGTAATTCAGATCTTCCGGCAAAGGCTTATACGTGTGGTAGATCGCCGAAGCCAGATAACCCACGGCCAGCATACTAATGATCAAAGCCACATAACGGCGATTCGACCAGTTTAATTTATTGTGAATTCGTTGAAAGATACGCATAAGAAAAAACCTAACCCAATATACTCAGGCTAGGTTTTATCTTATGATTTTTCAAGTAGATTTCAGTGAGATCTAGATGATTTAGTCGATTATTTCAGTAGACCTGTTAGAAATCATACTGTACGCCGACGGTAAAGTTGCGACCCACCTGCGGAATATTCGACAGGAAGGAAGTATGTGAATACACCTGATCATCAAGCAGGTTATTGGCCTTGAAATAAACCCGATAAGCATTGTTATCTGCAATGCTATTGGCATAGCTTAAGCCAACATTCACCATATTGTAGCCCTGGGTTTCATCTTCATAGCTGGCGATTTTGTCCTGATTAAAGACATGATAATACTCAGCCAAACCTGACCAGCCATCGGCAAAGTCTGCTTCGACTTTGGTGCCTAAGCGACCTGCAGGTACCCGTGGTGCATTTTCGCCTTCAATCTTGCCACGCACATAATCCCCAAAGACGCTGAGCTTATACATATCATTGATCTGATAACCGGCTTGTGCTTCTGTACCATAGAATCTAGCTTTGTCTTGGGTATATTGCACGCCACGTAAATTACCTTTTTGCGCTACCGTTTCGCCATAGATATAATCATCAAACCAGTTGTGATAGACATGCACATGGTAATCCAGTTTATCCCCTTCATAATGCAGACCTAACTCGAGATTATTTGAAGTTTCTTTATCGAGATCAGGATTACCTAGTTCATAGGTATTGGTCGCAAAATGCAAGCCATCAGCATAGAGTTCTTGAGCTAAAGGCAAACGCTGCTGATGTGATCCCACTACAGAAAGTTTGTAGTCCGGTGCAAATTCCCAGTTGGCAGCAGCGGATGCAGAGACACCAGTCCCCGAATAATCTTTCTGATCCGAATCTACTTTCACTTTTTGATGATCGACACGCGCACCAAGTTCAACATGCACATCGCCAAGTTGCTTATGCTCTAAAGCAAAAAGACTGAATTTGTCAGTTTTTGTGTCCGGCATCACGACACCTGAACTATGAACATGATGTTCTTCATCGTCCTCATCGCCATCTTCATGATGGTCATGCTCTGATGCGGCAAGATTAATTTTTTGCTGTGAAATCTGGGTTCCAATCACCCCTTCCCAGCCTGCAACTGGCACATGCACCAACTCTAAACGGCCGTCATAACCTTTGCTTTTAAAGTTACTAATGACTTCACTTTCTTCAAGTTCATTGTGTTCATAATCGGTAATGCTGGCATGTGCACGTAGTTTTTCAACACCGGCAAAAGGCTGTTCCAGTTCGGTGCGTACTTCATAGCGTTCAGATTTTAAATCTACCCATGGTCCACCATGCTCTTCATGGACTGGTGCATCTGGGTCAGGTGTTGGACAACCATGAAAATGATCGCCATGTAAAACACAGCCATGATATTCATGACTATGCCCCGGCAAACCATACTGATCATGACGGTTGCTATAAGATAGACCAACAAAACCACGGCCATGAATCCATGATCCGCCAATATTGACTGTTTGTCCTTCTGCAAAGGTATTGTCGACACGGCGTTCTTTATGAAAGTGGGAGTGATCTCCATGCGGCTCTTCGACCACATAATCCGGCGCAATATAATCATTGGCTTTACGCTTTGAGCCTTCTACACGCAAAGCAAAATTTTCACCAATACCCGCTGTCACACCAGCACTTGCCAGTTTTTCGTCACTGCCTGAGTTATAACGTAGACCAACTGTACCTTCCAAACCATCTTCAGGCATCTGGGTCGGAATTTTTTGATCAGTGACATTCACCAGTCCACCGACTGTACCGGCACCATAAAGCAACGTAGATGGACCGCGAATCACTTCGACCTGTTTCGCCAGAATCGGATCAACAGTGACAGCATGGTCAGGAGACAAAGTAGATACATCCGCTGTTTCAGAAGCATGCTGCAATACTTTCACACGTGGACCATCTTGACCACGAATCACCGGACGACTTGAGCCTGAACCATATTGATTAGAATAAACACCCAGCTCATCTGCCAAGGCATCCCCAATGGTGGTCGCACGTTCAGACAGCGCTTTCTGATCCACGACTTGATCCACAACCGCGAAATCCGCCGCAGTCTGCACCAATGGATGAGCTTGCACCTGAATCGTGTCCATGGTCTGAACCGGGATAGAAGATGAGGATTGCTCTGCAAACACTGTAGGCGCAACTACAGCAAAAATTGACAATGTTATTAGATTCTTAGGGAAGGACATGACCGAAGCTCAAATTCAGTATTTTGGATGAATGTTATAATATAACATTTCATTATTTTTGCAATCCTTTACGATACTCAGTGCTATATTTTATTAGAATGTCCTTTGAATACTTTTGATTACATTAAAACATTGTCTTTATGCCCTTTACCTTATCGCATGCTGTGCTTGCTCCACCTATTTCATATTTGACTGGGAATAGACTTCCTGTTGCTGCGCTGGCAATTGGGAGCATGGTTCCCGATCTGCATCGCTTGTTTACTCATACTAATTCGAATATCACCCATTTATGGTCTTCTCTGATTCATCCAGATCTCTGGATTGGTTTGGCTTTTTGTGCCGTCTGGTACCTGATTTACCGGCCCGTGATTTACCGTTTCATCGGTATTCAGCATGATTTAAAGATTCACAATATCCTTTCAGCACTAAAATTCATCCTGGTGATGTGTCTGGCAGTCATCATTGGTACAGCCACCCATTTAATCTGGGATGGAATAACCCATGTCGATTTTCGAACTTTTGCCTTCCATGAAGTCTTAGCCCAACATTTTCAGTTGTTTGGACAAAGCTATCCGCTGCATCGGATTTTACAGATTGGCACCTCAGTGATTGTCTTGCCTCTTATCCTGTGGATGAGCCTGCATTATTATAAAACTCATCAGCAATATCTTACAGTCAGCCTAAAAATCAAATCGTTTGCCTGGGGCTTATTGCTCTTTTCTATATTCACCGGCCTATTTTCTGTCTGGGATTATGCGCGCTATATTTCTACGGAAGTCTGGCAATCAGATCTCTACTATTTTACTGGCCGCTCGATCAATGAATTTAGCCAAGGCTTTCTGATCACCTTCAGTCTGGGCTGTTTATTGTTTTTATTTTTAGACAGAGATCTCAAGATGGGTTAAACAAAGCACTGGCTTTTCCCTATTCACTTTAAAATGATATTGTTTTTGACCCAAGTTCTTGTGACAACATGCCCAAAGAGGCATAATCCTACCTTTACTCAAAGCGGTACGCTGTTTACGTATTCGCTGACCTTAACCCATATAGTTGGATTTCTAACGCTATGATGCGAACTCATTACTGCGGTTCTTTAACCGAAGCTCAAATTGACCAAACCGTAACATTATGCGGTTGGGTACACCGTCGCCGTGACCACGGTGGTGTAATCTTCCTTGATATGCGTGACCGTGATGGTCTTGTTCAAGTGGTTATTGACCCAGATACTCCTGAAGCATTCGCAACTGCTGATAAAGTACGTTCAGAATTTGTATTAAAAATTACAGGCCGTGTACGTCGCCGTTATGAAGGCACAGAAAATGCCAATATGGTGAGCGGTCAAATCGAAGTCTTGGGTAAAGAAATTGAAGTTCTTGCTCAGTCTGAAACTCCGCCATTCCCTTTGAATGACGAAAACACCAATATTTCTGAAGAAATTCGTTTGAAATATCGTTTCCTGGATATCCGTCGTCCAGAAATGCTAGATCGTTTACGTTTCCGTTCTAAGTTGACCAACCTGATTCGTAACTACTTCGAAGACAATGGTTTCCTGGATGTTGAAACTCCGATCTTGACTCGTGCAACCCCTGAAGGTGCACGTGACTATTTGGTTCCAAGTCGTGTATCGAATGGTAGCTTCTACGCACTGCCACAATCTCCACAGCTGTTCAAACAGTTGTTGATGGTGGGTGGTATCGATCGTTACTACCAAATCGCAAAATGTTTCCGTGATGAAGACTTGCGTGCGGATCGTCAGCCTGAATTCACCCAGATCGACGTTGAAACATCGTTCATGAGTGACGATGACATCATGGATTTAATGGAAACTTTAACCGTGAAGATGTTCAAAGAACTTCTAAACGTAGAGTTCGATAAATTCCCACGCATGACATACAACGATGCAATGCGTGACTATGCATCTGACAAACCAGATATGCGTATTCCTTTGAAACTGGTTGACGTTGCAGACTTGATGCAAGACGTTGAGTTCAAAGTATTCGCAGGTCCTGCGAAGGATCCTAAAGGTCGTATCGTTGCGCTTCGCGTACCGGGTGCGGGTTCACTGCCACGTAGCGCGATTGATGAATATACCAAATTCGTAGGCATCTACGGTGCACGCGGTTTGGCGTACATCAAAGTCAACGAACTTGAAAAAGGTATCGAAGGCTTACAATCTCCAATCGTTAAATTCATCGAGCCAATCGTGCTGGATCTATTGAAACGTGTTGGTGCTGAAAATGGCGACATCGTATTCTTCGGTGCAGACAAAGCTAAAGTTGTAAACGATGCAATGGGCGCGCT
The nucleotide sequence above comes from Acinetobacter lwoffii. Encoded proteins:
- the znuD gene encoding zinc piracy TonB-dependent receptor ZnuD; amino-acid sequence: MSFPKNLITLSIFAVVAPTVFAEQSSSSIPVQTMDTIQVQAHPLVQTAADFAVVDQVVDQKALSERATTIGDALADELGVYSNQYGSGSSRPVIRGQDGPRVKVLQHASETADVSTLSPDHAVTVDPILAKQVEVIRGPSTLLYGAGTVGGLVNVTDQKIPTQMPEDGLEGTVGLRYNSGSDEKLASAGVTAGIGENFALRVEGSKRKANDYIAPDYVVEEPHGDHSHFHKERRVDNTFAEGQTVNIGGSWIHGRGFVGLSYSNRHDQYGLPGHSHEYHGCVLHGDHFHGCPTPDPDAPVHEEHGGPWVDLKSERYEVRTELEQPFAGVEKLRAHASITDYEHNELEESEVISNFKSKGYDGRLELVHVPVAGWEGVIGTQISQQKINLAASEHDHHEDGDEDDEEHHVHSSGVVMPDTKTDKFSLFALEHKQLGDVHVELGARVDHQKVKVDSDQKDYSGTGVSASAAANWEFAPDYKLSVVGSHQQRLPLAQELYADGLHFATNTYELGNPDLDKETSNNLELGLHYEGDKLDYHVHVYHNWFDDYIYGETVAQKGNLRGVQYTQDKARFYGTEAQAGYQINDMYKLSVFGDYVRGKIEGENAPRVPAGRLGTKVEADFADGWSGLAEYYHVFNQDKIASYEDETQGYNMVNVGLSYANSIADNNAYRVYFKANNLLDDQVYSHTSFLSNIPQVGRNFTVGVQYDF
- a CDS encoding phosphate-starvation-inducible protein PsiE, with product MSKSRPKIEKFEALLDRLGNLAVESFHYIALFIIGCMVIWSAGHTVIDILTVKQFATIDDILLLFIYLELGAMVGIYFKTNHMPVRFLIYIAITALTRLLIADIQHTHKASMDLVIITGSILILAFAILVVRYASWTYPSVIRDKHSEKPLPLGKTPRPEDDELA
- a CDS encoding acyl-CoA dehydrogenase C-terminal domain-containing protein, giving the protein MPIYNAPLADMKFILNDVFNAEQFWQANENLAHLDAATAEAILEEMAKFSQNVMLPLNRTGDEEGAKIENGNVTTPAGFKEAFKQYAEGGWIGLGADMEWGGQEMPKMLTVLSDEMLFATNPSFMLYPLLSVGAGMALNSYASQAQKETYLPKIYSGEWSGTMCLTEPHAGTDLGIIKTKAERNEDGTYSISGTKIFITGGDHDLAENIIHLVLAKTPDAPAGSRGISLFIVPKFLVNEDGSIGERNPVGPGSIEHKMGIKASATCVMNFDGAKGYLVGKENEGLAAMFVMMNYERLSMGIQGLGASEFAYQNAAQYATDRLQGRSAAGVQSPNKPADSILVHGDVRRMLLNVRANNEASRAFAVYVGQQLDITKFSTDPEAVKKANDRVALLTPIAKAYLTDTAFQATLDAQMVFGGHGYIREWGLEQCIRDLRISQIYEGTNGVQSQDLIGRKTIKCGGEYISEYISEIRNFANSLDADLNFIKDATLDAATEVESVTQYILEAARESHDFPNATAVDYLHAVGLLSFSYMFARIANAAKNKEGEFYQNKLALARYFVQRILPELALRITKVKSGSDVIMNFSEDYFTTQA
- a CDS encoding IS110 family RNA-guided transposase, with translation MIMLGIDVSKTKIDCCIFPQGLTGKRKNKIFTNTESGFGSLLKWLITLKIEPDQVTAIMEATSVYHENLGYYLYDAGVKVCVANPSRVRAFAKGMSMLNKTDKADSEALSRYGYTAKLIIWQPEPENVRLLKALLGRRDVYLGSLLQEKNRLEKAQSTHTSVVVIKLLEENIEYLNQQLENIDKLINNHIDQDPTLKQDLKLLQTIPSIGERSGLLLLGLFHSHKFEKASQAAAYVGLVPVHQLSGSSVNKQSHLSKAGDSKIRSVLYMSALTAIKYNPHIEALYQRLLSQGKNKMCALGAAMRKLIHLCYGVLKHQTAYQRDYLLVE
- a CDS encoding RcnB family protein gives rise to the protein MRIVLSSAILAALLLGASAQSMAGNAWVGYGGVDRSTPNYRSAPRSYDPPRQHYPQRPLPPRPHYPQRPPYWGYPPAQSQSGLNIQYQAPTTIYQNSNSYSWVNGDPNVARIESSRYTVITDWQRLGLPAPPRGSYWIYENGRYVLVPNR
- the aspS gene encoding aspartate--tRNA ligase; translated protein: MMRTHYCGSLTEAQIDQTVTLCGWVHRRRDHGGVIFLDMRDRDGLVQVVIDPDTPEAFATADKVRSEFVLKITGRVRRRYEGTENANMVSGQIEVLGKEIEVLAQSETPPFPLNDENTNISEEIRLKYRFLDIRRPEMLDRLRFRSKLTNLIRNYFEDNGFLDVETPILTRATPEGARDYLVPSRVSNGSFYALPQSPQLFKQLLMVGGIDRYYQIAKCFRDEDLRADRQPEFTQIDVETSFMSDDDIMDLMETLTVKMFKELLNVEFDKFPRMTYNDAMRDYASDKPDMRIPLKLVDVADLMQDVEFKVFAGPAKDPKGRIVALRVPGAGSLPRSAIDEYTKFVGIYGARGLAYIKVNELEKGIEGLQSPIVKFIEPIVLDLLKRVGAENGDIVFFGADKAKVVNDAMGALRVKIGHDLKLSTCEWAPLWVVDFPMFEETDDGKWTSVHHPFTLPKSSVEEVKNNPGAALSVAYDMVLNGTEIGGGSLRIHNLEMQKAIFEALGIGEEEAEEKFSFLLNALRYGAPPHGGLAFGLDRLVMLMTGGASIRDVIAFPKTKTAECPLTQAPAPVESNQLRDLGIRLREKPKAESQE
- a CDS encoding DUF4184 family protein; its protein translation is MPFTLSHAVLAPPISYLTGNRLPVAALAIGSMVPDLHRLFTHTNSNITHLWSSLIHPDLWIGLAFCAVWYLIYRPVIYRFIGIQHDLKIHNILSALKFILVMCLAVIIGTATHLIWDGITHVDFRTFAFHEVLAQHFQLFGQSYPLHRILQIGTSVIVLPLILWMSLHYYKTHQQYLTVSLKIKSFAWGLLLFSIFTGLFSVWDYARYISTEVWQSDLYYFTGRSINEFSQGFLITFSLGCLLFLFLDRDLKMG
- a CDS encoding phospholipase D-like domain-containing protein — protein: MRIFQRIHNKLNWSNRRYVALIISMLAVGYLASAIYHTYKPLPEDLNYTGKLRHAEVKFLADQTYLDAEGKQHLDHRIFNEMLKMIEEAKSLIVLDMFLFNQQTGASTQQHQALSQQLSDALISKRLLQPEVEIKFITDPINSVYGGIRSEQYRELRQHGIDVIETNLTPLRASNPSWSGFWYICCQGIGNNPETGWLPNPFGTEKITLRSYFDLFNFKANHRKTMVVDTDQGWKALVTSMNPHDGSSRHSNIGLLVWGSTAVDILKTELSVGMMSQANMPAIVAGDFQADSSQPQAQVLTEKAIYDAILNLIQTAKASEQIDLAMFYLSERKIIKSLIAAHERGVKVRILLDPNKDAFGREKNGIPNRQVASELHEAGINVRWCHTQGEQCHSKILMKRNAQQAEMILGSANFTVRNLKNYNLETNMRVVGQPQAEVFRDAQQYFEGAWSNLNGRSMSVDYTQYAENSFFKYWLYRFMEWSGWSTF